From Lycium ferocissimum isolate CSIRO_LF1 chromosome 12, AGI_CSIRO_Lferr_CH_V1, whole genome shotgun sequence, one genomic window encodes:
- the LOC132040798 gene encoding probable xyloglucan endotransglucosylase/hydrolase protein 25: protein MASLASFSIRLSLLVVLISCLIVEYSASDLNQDFDITWGNGRGNILNNGDILTLTLDNTSGSGFESKREYLFGKIDMQIKLVPGNSAGTVTAYYLSSQGSSHDEIDFEFLGNLTGEPYTVHTNVFTQGKGDREQQFHLWFDPTADFHTYSVLWNPQTIVFSVDNVPIREFKNMEDRGVAFPKSQPMKLYSSLWNADEWATRGGLIKTDWAQAPFIASYRNFNANICNTSSNNSSCKFLGVANLDPVSKEKLKRVQQKYMIYNYCTDTKRFPQGFPPECSAT from the exons atggCTTCTTTGGCTTCCTTTAGTATTAGACTTAGTTTGCTAGTAGTACTTATAAGTTGTTTGATTGTTGAATATTCTGCTAGTGATCTTAATCAAGATTTTGATATCACATGGGGGAATGGCAGGGGAAACATATTAAATAATGGGGATATTCTTACTCTTACACTTGATAATACTTCAGGCTCTGGTTTTGAATCAAAGAGGGAATACttgtttggaaaaattgatATGCAAATCAAATTGGTCCCTGGAAATTCTGCTGGCACTGTCACTGCTTACTAT ttGTCATCACAAGGATCAAGCCATGATGAGATAGATTTTGAGTTTCTTGGGAATTTGACTGGGGAGCCATACACAGTTCATACAAATGTGTTTACACAAGGCAAAGGTGATCGAGAGCAACAGTTTCACTTGTGGTTTGATCCTACTGCTGATTTTCATACATACTCTGTCCTTTGGAATCCACAGACTATTGT ATTCTCAGTGGACAATGTACCAAtaagagaattcaagaacaTGGAAGACAGAGGCGTGGCATTCCCAAAATCTCAACCAATGAAACTTTACTCAAGTCTTTGGAATGCTGATGAATGGGCCACAAGGGGTGGGCTTATCAAGACTGATTGGGCCCAAGCCCCATTCATTGCCTCTTACAGAAATTTCAATGCCAATATTTGCAATACTTCTTCCAATAATAGTTCTTGCAAATTTTTAGGAGTAGCAAATTTGGATCCTGTGagtaaagaaaaattgaaaagggTGCAGCAAAAATACATGATATATAATTATTGTACTGATACTAAGAGATTTCCTCAAGGGTTTCCTCCAGAGTGTAGTGCCACTTAA
- the LOC132039660 gene encoding uncharacterized protein LOC132039660, producing MSEISCNSTKYCHCGEINRFFILKIPSNPGRKFCKCPKPKAKNCGFWEWPDNFSDNTLSEISDLKGKLEVATVKIDNLRESLDAIRLERDNLKKKVDNLEAINNSQVNKSRKLEEKILKLKMLFMISLAVLVGFFCC from the exons ATGTCCGAAATTAGTTGCAATTCAACGAAGTACTGTCATTGTGGTGAAATTAATcgttttttcattttgaaaatACCTTCAAATCCTGGTAGGAAATTCTGTAAGTGTCCTAAACCTAAG GCTAAAAATTGTGGTTTTTGGGAGTGGCCAGATAATTTTTCGGACAATACTTTGTCGGAAATAAGTGATTTGAAGGGTAAATTGGAAGTGGCTACTGTGAAAATTGACAATTTAAGAGAGTCGTTGGATGCGATTAGGCTTGAAAGAgacaacttgaagaaaaaggtggATAACTTGGAGGCTATAAACAACTCTCAAGTGAATAAATCAAGGAAATTGGAAGAGaagatattgaagttgaagatgttgtttatgatttcattggctGTATTAGTTGGATTTTTTTGTTGCTAA